The following proteins are encoded in a genomic region of Asterias amurensis chromosome 5, ASM3211899v1:
- the LOC139937744 gene encoding uncharacterized protein encodes MKSFIVMVLFVSLAWKATVQQGYSSSSSSSSDTGIRYPSSSLANPARTVPSIISRKNLNVFEVSNVTFRCLIPNYGDIGNVYWFQGSTRIADCRQGSVPEASGEVKRISVSVPGSIGLCDLKIYQVTPMDTSQYFCGFSKFEDDAREEEISGSGQSFSRYDNDDDEDGLAFLTVLSATLSPPICEVLPFGDLNVGDNVSLTCKPPENSQLSLLAWYVNKTDTSLAPQKITKGSSFVVSRVLSVQDNLESFTCIAAGVRRGQNAYKNRPSCSITPLSVIFTVGLVPHTGSVSDRAEALFHCVTRSLYPVKRYHWHILRGNKIQYVSSTCGGSCRYKLSDGGKILAIPEVHMEEDDGLQVKCSAVNTHNEEESSHWGLLTIDRPDGSSESSSQDGQTSHSHAGANVAGVFAGLAFVIMVVVLACYIHKKRLVHNCLTRRASRSGPDASQAGNRAGQHGGCKESTDMVYEIPKEQQDTYEVPKECQVYQGGERTDADKCTTYDIPKPARSVDNVNANTSF; translated from the coding sequence ATGAAGTCCTTCATTGTGATGGTGTTGTTTGTCAGCCTGGCCTGGAAAGCAACAGTACAGCAGGGGTACAGTTCTAGCTCCAGCTCTAGTTCTGATACCGGTATAAGATACCCTTCTAGCTCTCTCGCTAACCCTGCTAGGACAGTACCTTCCATCATTTCAAGGAAAAACTTGAATGTATTTGAAGTTAGCAATGTTACTTTCCGTTGCTTAATTCCAAATTATGGAGATATTGGGAACGTGTATTGGTTCCAGGGATCGACGAGGATCGCCGATTGCAGACAAGGCAGTGTTCCTGAAGCTTCTGGCGAAGTTAAGCGTATCTCAGTTTCTGTACCTGGGAGCATAGGCTTatgtgacctcaaaatctatcaGGTCACaccaatggacacttcacagtATTTCTGTGGGTTTTCCAAATTTGAAGATGATGCCAGAGAAGAGGAGATTTCGGGGTCAGGGCAGTCATTTTCAAGATATGATAATGATGACGATGAAGATGGGCTTGCATTCCTAACTGTACTCTCTGCAACACTTTCACCACCCATCTGTGAGGTGCTACCTTTTGGTGATCTTAATGTCGGCGATAATGTTTCGTTGACCTGCAAACCTCCAGAGAACTCGCAGTTATCACTCCTGGCCTGGTACGTCAATAAGACCGATACCTCCCTGGCACCTCAAAAGATCACCAAAGGCAGTTCCTTTGTCGTATCCAGGGTTCTCAGTGTTCAGGACAATTTAGAGAGTTTCACGTGCATTGCTGCTGGTGTGAGGAGGGGACAGAATGCCTATAAGAACAGGCCGAGCTGCTCTATCACCCCGCTGAGTGTCATATTCACAGTTGGACTGGTGCCTCATACTGGAAGCGTCTCTGACAGGGCTGAAGCTCTTTTCCACTGTGTTACGAGAAGTTTGTATCCAGTGAAACGCTATCACTGGCACATCCTACGAggaaacaaaatacagtatGTTTCCTCCACCTGTGGCGGCTCATGCCGTTACAAATTATCGGACGGAGGGAAAATCCTTGCGATACCTGAAGTACATATGGAGGAAGATGACGGTCTACAGGTGAAGTGTAGCGCTGTGAACACGCACAATGAAGAGGAGAGCAGCCATTGGGGACTGCTGACTATCGACAGACCTGATGGGTCATCAGAGTCATCAAGTCAAGATGGCCAGACTAGTCACAGTCACGCTGGTGCAAATGTTGCAGGGGTCTTTGCTGGACTTGCTTTTGTCATCATGGTGGTAGTCCTCGCCTGCTATATCCACAAGAAGCGGCTTGTACACAATTGTCTTACCAGAAGAGCTTCCAGGAGTGGCCCGGATGCGAGTCAAGCAGGAAACAGAGCTGGGCAACATGGCGGCTGCAAAGAGTCTACAGACATGGTGTATGAAATCCCGAAGGAGCAGCAAGACACCTATGAGGTCCCGAAGGAGTGCCAAGTTTACCAAGGCGGCGAAAGGACCGATGCAGATAAGTGTACTACCTATGACATTCCTAAACCAGCTAGGTCTGTAGATAATGTAAATGCAAATACAAGCTTCTAG